The proteins below are encoded in one region of Pseudomonas entomophila L48:
- the rimM gene encoding ribosome maturation factor RimM (Essential for efficient processing of 16S rRNA) gives MNATPEKADDLIVVGKIFSVHGVRGEVKVYSFTDPIENLLDYPRWTLRHEGKVKQVELVSGRGSQKGLVVKLKGLDDRDEARLLSGHEICISRSLLPNLATDEYYWYQLVGLKVINQDEHLFGKIDHLLETGANDVLVVKPCAGSLDDRERLLPYTGQCVLAVDLEAGVMRVEWDADF, from the coding sequence ATGAACGCGACGCCAGAAAAGGCTGACGACCTCATCGTCGTTGGCAAGATTTTTTCGGTTCACGGCGTTCGCGGCGAGGTGAAGGTGTATTCCTTTACCGATCCGATTGAAAACCTGTTGGATTATCCGCGCTGGACGCTTCGGCATGAAGGCAAGGTAAAGCAGGTCGAGCTGGTCAGCGGTCGTGGCTCCCAGAAGGGCCTGGTCGTGAAGCTCAAAGGCCTCGATGATCGCGATGAAGCCCGTCTTCTGAGTGGTCATGAAATCTGCATTTCGCGAAGCCTTTTGCCCAACCTGGCAACCGACGAGTACTACTGGTACCAGTTGGTGGGCCTGAAGGTCATCAATCAGGACGAACACCTGTTCGGCAAGATCGATCACCTGTTGGAGACCGGCGCGAACGATGTATTGGTGGTCAAGCCTTGTGCAGGCAGCCTGGATGATCGCGAGCGTCTGTTGCCCTATACCGGGCAATGCGTGCTGGCAGTCGACCTGGAAGCCGGTGTGATGCGCGTTGAATGGGACGCGGATTTCTAA
- the rpsP gene encoding 30S ribosomal protein S16 yields MVTIRLARGGSKKRPFYHLTVTNSRNARDGRFVERVGFFNPIASGAEVKLSVNQERVTYWLSQGAQPSERVAQLLKEAAKAAA; encoded by the coding sequence ATGGTAACCATTCGTCTGGCCCGTGGCGGCTCGAAAAAGCGCCCATTCTACCACCTGACCGTGACCAACTCGCGTAACGCCCGTGACGGCCGTTTCGTTGAGCGCGTTGGCTTCTTCAACCCGATCGCATCGGGCGCCGAAGTCAAGCTGTCGGTCAACCAAGAGCGCGTCACCTACTGGCTGAGCCAGGGCGCACAGCCGTCTGAGCGCGTTGCTCAGCTGCTGAAGGAAGCTGCCAAGGCTGCAGCCTGA
- the trmD gene encoding tRNA (guanosine(37)-N1)-methyltransferase TrmD, producing MDTLRVEVVTLFPEMFSAITEYGITSRAVKQGLLQVTCWNPRDYTTDRHHTVDDRPFGGGPGMVMKIKPLEDALASARQATGAAAKVIYLSPQGRKLTQQAVKGLAEQESLILIAGRYEGIDERFIEAHVDEEWSIGDYVLSGGELPAMVLIDAVTRLLPGALGHVDSAEEDSFTDGLLDCPHYTRPEVYADQRVPDVLLSGNHAHIRRWRMKQSLGRTFERRADLLESRSLSGEEKKLLEEYLRERDDS from the coding sequence ATGGATACCCTTCGCGTAGAAGTCGTCACGTTGTTCCCCGAGATGTTCTCGGCCATCACGGAGTACGGCATTACCAGCCGCGCGGTGAAACAGGGGTTGCTGCAAGTGACCTGCTGGAACCCGCGGGACTACACCACAGATCGTCACCATACGGTGGATGATCGGCCGTTTGGCGGTGGTCCGGGCATGGTGATGAAAATCAAGCCTCTGGAAGACGCCCTGGCCAGTGCCAGGCAAGCGACTGGAGCTGCGGCGAAGGTGATCTACCTCTCGCCACAAGGCCGCAAGCTGACTCAGCAGGCGGTCAAGGGCTTGGCCGAACAGGAGTCGTTGATCCTGATCGCCGGTCGTTATGAAGGCATCGACGAGCGCTTTATCGAGGCTCATGTCGATGAGGAGTGGTCGATTGGCGACTATGTGCTTTCCGGTGGCGAGCTGCCGGCCATGGTACTGATCGATGCGGTTACGCGGCTGCTGCCCGGAGCTTTAGGGCATGTGGACTCGGCGGAGGAAGATTCTTTCACCGACGGTCTGCTGGATTGCCCGCACTACACCCGACCTGAGGTGTATGCGGATCAGCGTGTACCCGACGTGTTGCTAAGTGGCAACCATGCACATATCCGGCGTTGGCGGATGAAGCAGTCCCTTGGTAGGACCTTCGAACGACGCGCCGATCTTCTGGAAAGTCGCTCGCTTTCTGGAGAAGAGAAGAAGCTGCTCGAGGAATACCTCCGCGAGCGGGACGATAGTTAA
- the ffh gene encoding signal recognition particle protein, whose product MFENLTDRLSQTLRHVTGKAKLTEDNIKDTLREVRMALLEADVALPVVKDFVNSIKERAVGTEVSRSLTPGQAFVKIVQAELESLMGAANEELTLNAAPPAVVLMAGLQGAGKTTTAGKLARHLKERKKKSVMVVSADVYRPAAIKQLETLANDIGVTFFPSDISQKPVAIAEAAIREAKLKFIDVVIVDTAGRLHVDADMMDEIKALHAAVKPIETLFVVDAMTGQDAANTAKAFGDALPLTGVVLTKVDGDARGGAALSVRAITGKPIKFIGMGEKTEALEPFHPDRIASRILGMGDVLSLIEQAEQNIDKAKADKLAKKLKKGKGFDLEDFRDQLQQMKNMGGLGGLMDKLPSIGGMNLSQMGNAQGAAEKQFKQMEAIINSMTPAERRDPDLISGSRKRRIALGSGTQVQDIGRLIKQHKQMQKMMKKFSAKGGMAKMMRGLGGMLPGGGMPKM is encoded by the coding sequence ATGTTCGAAAACCTGACCGACCGCCTGTCACAGACGCTGCGCCATGTCACCGGCAAGGCCAAGCTGACCGAAGACAACATCAAGGACACGCTGCGCGAAGTGCGCATGGCCCTGCTCGAGGCCGACGTCGCCCTGCCGGTGGTCAAGGATTTCGTCAACAGCATCAAGGAACGCGCGGTCGGCACCGAAGTGTCGCGCAGCCTCACGCCAGGCCAGGCCTTCGTCAAGATCGTCCAGGCCGAACTGGAAAGCCTGATGGGCGCGGCCAACGAAGAGCTGACGCTCAACGCCGCGCCACCCGCCGTGGTGCTGATGGCCGGCCTGCAGGGTGCCGGTAAGACCACTACCGCCGGCAAGCTGGCGCGCCACCTGAAAGAACGCAAGAAGAAGAGCGTGATGGTGGTGTCGGCCGACGTCTACCGTCCGGCGGCGATCAAGCAGCTCGAAACCCTGGCCAACGACATCGGCGTGACCTTCTTCCCGTCCGACATCAGCCAGAAGCCGGTGGCCATCGCCGAAGCGGCGATCCGCGAAGCCAAGCTCAAGTTCATCGACGTGGTCATCGTCGACACCGCCGGCCGCCTGCATGTCGATGCCGACATGATGGACGAGATCAAGGCCCTGCACGCCGCGGTCAAGCCGATCGAAACCCTGTTCGTGGTCGACGCCATGACCGGCCAGGACGCCGCCAACACTGCCAAGGCCTTCGGCGATGCCCTGCCGCTGACCGGCGTGGTGCTGACCAAGGTCGACGGTGACGCCCGTGGCGGTGCCGCCCTGTCGGTGCGCGCCATCACCGGCAAGCCGATCAAGTTCATCGGCATGGGCGAGAAGACCGAAGCCCTCGAGCCGTTCCACCCCGACCGTATCGCCTCGCGCATCCTCGGCATGGGTGACGTGCTCAGCCTGATCGAGCAGGCCGAGCAGAACATCGACAAGGCCAAGGCCGACAAGCTCGCCAAGAAGCTGAAGAAGGGCAAGGGCTTCGACCTCGAAGATTTCCGCGACCAGCTGCAGCAGATGAAAAACATGGGCGGCCTCGGTGGCTTGATGGACAAGCTGCCCAGCATCGGCGGCATGAACCTGTCGCAGATGGGCAACGCCCAGGGCGCCGCCGAGAAGCAGTTCAAGCAGATGGAGGCGATCATCAACTCCATGACCCCGGCCGAGCGTCGCGACCCCGACCTGATCAGTGGTTCGCGCAAGCGTCGTATCGCCCTCGGTTCCGGCACCCAGGTGCAGGACATCGGCCGCTTGATCAAGCAGCACAAGCAGATGCAGAAGATGATGAAGAAATTCTCCGCCAAGGGCGGCATGGCCAAGATGATGCGTGGCCTTGGCGGGATGCTGCCAGGTGGCGGCATGCCAAAAATGTAA
- a CDS encoding acyl-CoA thioesterase yields MTSRDQEIQRRTELSVTRVTKAVFPNTTNHHNTLFGGTALAWMDEVSFIAATRFCRLPLVTVSTDRIDFKHPIPAGSIVELVGSVVKVGNTSLQVQVDVFVENMYLDGRERAIHGVFSFVAIDEDKRPVPVLPAS; encoded by the coding sequence ATGACCAGCCGAGACCAGGAAATCCAGCGCCGCACCGAACTGTCGGTGACCCGCGTGACCAAGGCGGTGTTCCCCAACACCACCAACCACCACAACACCCTGTTCGGCGGCACTGCCCTGGCGTGGATGGACGAAGTGTCGTTCATCGCCGCCACCCGTTTCTGCCGCCTGCCGCTGGTGACCGTATCCACCGACCGCATCGACTTCAAGCACCCGATTCCGGCGGGCTCGATCGTCGAACTGGTGGGCAGCGTGGTCAAGGTCGGCAACACCAGCCTGCAGGTGCAGGTGGATGTGTTCGTCGAGAACATGTACCTCGATGGCCGCGAGCGGGCCATTCATGGCGTATTCAGCTTCGTCGCCATCGACGAGGACAAGCGCCCGGTGCCGGTGCTGCCAGCCTCCTGA
- a CDS encoding cation:proton antiporter, producing MNEQQILLSVGGIGAAALLCQWLAWRLKLPAILFLLLCGILAGPVLGWLQPQALFGPLLMPLVSLAVALILFEGSLTLHLSQWREIGSVVHRLVTVGALSTWLVIALATHWLLGFDWPLAILFGTLTLVTGPTVIVPMLRVVRPKAAIANILRWEGIVIDPIGALLAVVVYSFIIASAAGDGVSQSLVTFAGVIFCGSALGVAGGWLLGQVMREQWLPEYLHNLASLAAVLGIFIAANQIVHESGLLAVTVMGMWLANMPGVDVRQILHFKENLSVLLISGLFILLAARLDLHALLGLGPAVLALLLVIQLLARPLNVWLSTLGSPLNWRERALLAWIAPRGIVAAAVSAIFAIRLDEAGHEGALLLVPLTFAVIIGTVVLQSATARPLARLLKVAEPAPSGFLVVGANPPARAIAKALQQLGCRVLLTDSSWENIRAARMENLPTYFGNPASQHADAHLDLVGLGHLLGLSPAGELNALACARFRHDFGHGRLFVLASGLEKQRSDKHRASEEHRGQLLGSSPLTYAQLAKLLHQGAELYSTTLTEAFTWADYQQLHGERATLLFARDSNGWVHVASPENPFKPQPGWTLVALVAPEPNL from the coding sequence ATGAACGAACAGCAGATTCTTTTGAGTGTCGGCGGCATTGGCGCGGCGGCGCTGCTCTGCCAATGGCTGGCCTGGCGCCTGAAGCTGCCGGCGATCCTGTTCCTGTTGCTGTGCGGTATTCTCGCTGGGCCCGTACTGGGCTGGCTGCAACCCCAGGCCCTGTTCGGCCCGCTCTTGATGCCGCTGGTGTCGCTGGCCGTGGCGTTGATCCTGTTCGAAGGCAGCCTCACCCTGCACCTGTCGCAATGGCGCGAGATCGGCAGCGTGGTTCATCGCCTGGTCACCGTCGGGGCGCTGAGCACCTGGCTGGTGATCGCCCTGGCCACCCACTGGCTGCTCGGCTTCGACTGGCCCCTGGCGATCCTGTTCGGCACCCTGACCCTGGTCACCGGCCCCACGGTGATCGTGCCCATGCTGCGGGTGGTGCGGCCCAAGGCGGCGATCGCCAACATCCTGCGCTGGGAAGGGATCGTCATCGACCCGATCGGCGCGCTGCTGGCGGTGGTGGTCTACAGCTTCATCATTGCCAGCGCCGCCGGTGACGGCGTGAGCCAGAGCCTGGTGACCTTCGCCGGCGTGATCTTCTGCGGCAGTGCGCTCGGTGTCGCCGGCGGCTGGTTACTCGGGCAGGTCATGCGTGAGCAGTGGCTGCCGGAATACCTGCACAACCTGGCTTCGCTGGCGGCGGTGCTGGGCATCTTCATCGCCGCCAACCAGATCGTCCATGAATCCGGCCTGCTGGCGGTCACGGTGATGGGCATGTGGCTGGCCAACATGCCTGGCGTGGATGTGCGGCAGATTCTGCACTTCAAGGAGAATCTGAGCGTGCTGCTGATCTCCGGGCTGTTCATTCTCCTGGCCGCGCGGCTCGATCTGCATGCCTTGCTGGGCCTGGGCCCGGCGGTGCTGGCGCTGCTGCTGGTCATCCAGTTGCTGGCGCGGCCGTTGAACGTGTGGCTGTCTACCCTGGGCTCGCCATTGAACTGGAGGGAGCGCGCGCTACTGGCCTGGATTGCGCCACGGGGCATCGTCGCCGCGGCGGTGTCGGCCATCTTCGCCATCCGCCTGGACGAGGCCGGCCATGAGGGCGCGCTGCTGCTGGTGCCGCTGACCTTCGCCGTGATCATTGGCACCGTGGTGCTACAGAGCGCCACGGCCAGGCCGCTGGCGCGTCTGCTCAAGGTGGCAGAGCCAGCGCCGAGCGGGTTCCTCGTCGTGGGTGCCAACCCACCCGCGCGGGCCATCGCCAAGGCCCTGCAACAACTGGGCTGCCGGGTGCTGCTGACCGACTCGAGCTGGGAGAACATCCGTGCCGCGCGCATGGAGAACCTGCCCACCTACTTCGGCAACCCGGCCTCGCAGCATGCCGATGCCCATCTGGATCTGGTCGGCCTGGGCCACCTGCTCGGCCTCTCGCCGGCAGGCGAGCTCAATGCGTTGGCCTGCGCGCGTTTTCGTCATGATTTCGGCCACGGCCGGCTGTTCGTGCTGGCTAGCGGGCTGGAGAAACAGCGCAGCGACAAGCACCGGGCCAGTGAAGAACACCGCGGGCAACTGCTTGGGTCGAGTCCGCTGACCTATGCACAGCTGGCAAAGCTGTTGCACCAGGGCGCCGAGTTGTACAGCACCACGTTGACCGAGGCATTTACCTGGGCGGACTACCAGCAACTGCACGGTGAGCGCGCGACATTGCTGTTCGCCCGCGACAGCAACGGTTGGGTGCATGTGGCCAGCCCGGAAAACCCGTTCAAGCCTCAACCGGGTTGGACGCTGGTGGCGCTGGTGGCACCGGAGCCCAACCTGTAG
- the rplS gene encoding 50S ribosomal protein L19, with protein MTNKIIQQLEAEQMSKEIPTFAPGDTVVVQVKVKEGDRSRLQAFEGVVIAKRNRGLNSAFTVRKISSGVGVERTFQTYSPQIDSLAVKRRGDVRKAKLYYLRDLSGKAARIKEKLS; from the coding sequence ATGACCAACAAGATCATCCAGCAGCTCGAAGCCGAGCAGATGAGCAAAGAGATCCCGACCTTTGCACCAGGCGACACCGTTGTCGTCCAGGTTAAAGTGAAGGAAGGCGACCGCTCGCGTCTGCAGGCGTTCGAAGGCGTCGTTATCGCCAAGCGTAACCGCGGTCTGAACAGCGCCTTCACCGTGCGCAAGATCTCCAGCGGCGTTGGCGTAGAGCGTACCTTCCAGACTTACAGCCCGCAGATCGACAGCCTGGCCGTGAAACGTCGTGGTGACGTGCGTAAAGCCAAGCTGTACTACCTGCGCGACCTGTCCGGCAAAGCCGCTCGCATCAAGGAAAAACTGTCCTGA
- a CDS encoding transporter associated domain-containing protein translates to MDTLPYAPLLGTLTLALLWSALFTAVDAARQQLNGQAEPTLPAQALVLGASLGKLLVLGLACLIGQRHNGEHGFWLAGLGATLMLLVLAEYLPRRLARRNPQAFLSLGASLLKLPLATLQPLGCLLDGCAKLILRPFRIQPTAVALHPQEHDDFDEDPAHDPARNGLLEGLQALDKVTVNDILVPRNEVDGINLDDPIEQIIEQLIVSRHTRLPVYHNDINQVEAVLNTKLISHLLPRAELSFEKLQAACYEPYFVPESTPLQMQLLNFHKQQRRMGVVVDEYGEVLGIVTLEDILEEIVGEFEDEHSLDNPHVYPQPDGTFIIEGTASLREINRTLGWHLPSDGGPKTLNGLVTEALESIPESAVCLKIGRYRLEILETEDNCASKVLVWTVTR, encoded by the coding sequence ATGGACACCCTGCCGTACGCCCCGCTGCTCGGCACACTCACACTGGCGCTGCTGTGGTCGGCGCTGTTCACTGCCGTGGACGCCGCCCGCCAGCAACTCAATGGCCAGGCTGAACCGACGCTGCCGGCCCAAGCCCTGGTGCTTGGCGCCAGCCTCGGCAAACTGCTGGTGCTGGGCCTGGCCTGCCTGATCGGCCAGCGCCACAACGGTGAGCATGGCTTCTGGCTTGCCGGCCTGGGCGCCACGCTCATGCTGCTGGTGCTGGCCGAATACCTGCCGCGGCGCCTGGCCCGGCGCAACCCGCAAGCCTTCCTCAGCCTCGGGGCCAGCCTGCTCAAGCTGCCGCTGGCCACCCTGCAACCCTTGGGCTGCCTGCTCGACGGCTGCGCCAAGCTGATCCTGCGTCCATTTCGCATCCAACCCACCGCCGTGGCGCTGCATCCCCAGGAGCACGACGACTTCGACGAAGACCCGGCCCACGATCCGGCCCGCAATGGGCTACTCGAAGGCCTGCAGGCGCTGGACAAGGTCACCGTCAACGACATCCTGGTGCCACGCAACGAAGTGGACGGCATCAACCTCGACGACCCCATCGAGCAGATCATCGAGCAACTGATCGTCAGCCGGCATACCCGCCTGCCGGTCTACCACAACGACATCAACCAGGTCGAAGCGGTGCTCAACACCAAGCTGATCAGCCATCTGCTGCCCCGCGCCGAGCTCAGTTTCGAGAAACTCCAGGCCGCCTGCTACGAGCCCTACTTCGTCCCCGAGAGCACCCCGTTGCAGATGCAGTTGCTGAACTTCCACAAGCAGCAGCGGCGCATGGGCGTGGTCGTGGACGAGTACGGCGAAGTGCTGGGCATCGTCACCCTGGAAGATATCCTCGAAGAGATCGTCGGCGAGTTCGAGGACGAACACAGCCTCGACAACCCCCATGTGTATCCGCAGCCCGACGGCACCTTCATCATCGAGGGCACGGCGTCGCTGCGCGAAATCAATCGCACCCTCGGCTGGCACCTGCCTTCCGACGGCGGGCCGAAGACCCTCAACGGCCTGGTCACCGAAGCGCTGGAAAGCATTCCGGAAAGTGCGGTGTGCCTGAAAATTGGCAGATACCGCCTGGAAATCCTTGAAACCGAGGACAATTGCGCCAGCAAGGTACTGGTCTGGACCGTGACCCGATAG
- a CDS encoding cytochrome C assembly family protein, whose protein sequence is MLSSPSLIPNLLAAFLYVAATIFQATGLARGARADKRLLGLLGTLAVFAQGGALFFQLITPLGLSLDFFSAASLIAVAVIALTLVACLSIPVENLLVLLFPLGAVTALLAQFAPPGTVPLINEEPGILAHILLSILAYGLFTIAVFQALLLLLQDHQLKNKHPSGLIRNFPPLQTMESLLFGFLWAGWGLLSLSLISGWLFLDNLFAQHLVHKTLLACVAWIVFSVLLWGRTRLGWRGHKAIRWTLAGFCLLMLAYFGSKLVREFILHI, encoded by the coding sequence ATGCTCTCTTCACCCAGCCTCATCCCCAATCTGCTCGCCGCCTTCCTTTATGTGGCCGCGACCATCTTCCAGGCCACCGGCCTGGCCCGTGGCGCCCGTGCCGACAAACGGCTGCTCGGCCTGCTCGGTACATTGGCAGTGTTCGCCCAGGGCGGCGCGCTGTTCTTCCAGCTGATCACACCGCTGGGCCTGAGCCTCGACTTCTTCAGTGCCGCCAGCCTGATCGCCGTGGCGGTGATCGCCCTGACGCTGGTCGCCTGCCTGAGCATTCCGGTGGAAAACCTGCTGGTCCTGCTGTTCCCGCTCGGCGCGGTGACCGCCCTGCTGGCCCAGTTCGCCCCGCCCGGCACGGTGCCGCTGATCAACGAGGAACCGGGCATACTGGCGCACATCCTGCTGTCGATCCTGGCCTACGGCCTGTTCACCATCGCCGTGTTCCAGGCCCTGCTGCTGTTGCTGCAGGACCACCAGCTGAAGAACAAGCACCCGTCCGGGCTGATCCGCAACTTCCCGCCGCTGCAAACGATGGAGAGCCTGTTGTTCGGTTTCCTCTGGGCCGGCTGGGGCCTGCTGTCGCTGTCGCTGATTTCCGGCTGGTTGTTCCTCGACAACCTGTTCGCCCAGCACCTGGTGCACAAGACCCTGCTGGCCTGCGTGGCCTGGATCGTCTTCAGCGTGCTGCTGTGGGGCCGCACCCGCCTGGGCTGGCGCGGCCACAAGGCGATCCGCTGGACCCTCGCCGGTTTCTGCCTGCTGATGCTGGCCTATTTCGGCAGCAAGCTGGTCCGCGAATTCATCCTGCATATCTGA